GTTCTTCTAGCATGTGTCCTGCCTCCTTTTAGTACCAAGTTCCATTCGGGGACTATTGCATCCATAAAACTACCACTTTTTTGTGCTGGTCTCTTATTAGTTCATCAGCGCTTTTCATTAACCCACGAAGATATTTCTGGGATATATTTTACCATATGAGAACAATAAGTCCATCTAATGGTTCCGTTATCATGCCCGTTGGCTAATGCCGGCTGCCAGTCTAAAACTTTATTTTTACGGTCTAACAATTTATTTTCACAGAACAGCTGAAGCCCAGGCGACCGACACGCCGCTGCTCTCTCCGATCCGGACGAGATCCGCGCAGCTTCATACATGGTGCCCAACGGTGCAGCTCACACACAGGACGTTCCTATTAAGCTAACCTGCGCGTTAATTGAATGGATTAACGGGCAAAATAACGATTAGATATACGCCTAATCGGCAATCGGACTATGTTCTTGTCCATCGACAATAATAAAAAAGCCAATTATATATCGCAAATAATCTTCGTAAGCAAATGATTTATAGGGGCCTTTCTCAAAGATTATAATTTCGGCATGTTCATCCGGACGGCGGAAGATAATGAAAACATACCAAAAAGAGCTATTTCCTTTATCAGAAATAGCTTCTTTTTGTATTTGACGTAGACAACCCGCTCATAGCGGCAATCTCAATCTAACCGGACACCCCGATTCCGTGTAGCCGGCACGAATAACAACGGGTATCCAGCTCATCCCGAGAGGTCCGAGCCATCATGTCCGGTGAACGACAGACACGCAAAAAGTTTGGATCACGCGCTTTTTTATCCGTTTTTCTTCATTCGGTACTGCCCGGGCGTCATGCCTTTCTGCTTGCGGAACAGCCGGATAAAATACGAGGGATGATACCCTACTGATTCGGCGATCTCGTTCACTTTGAGATCGGTCGTGCACAGCAGCTCCGTGCCCCGTTCAAGACGAAGTTCCATCACATAATCAACGAAGTTTTTGCCATACGCTTGCTTGAATGAACGGCTAAGCGTATAAGAACTAACGCCAAAACGTTTCGCACAGCTCTCAAGCGAGAAATCTGCCGTATAATCACGTTCGATCTCCTCCTTGACTCGTTCCGCGAAACGATCAGTATACAGCCTATCAGCACCGCCGATCTCGCGCCCGTAAGGTTCCAATACCTGTGTACGCACAAAGACGGCCATCGCTTTGGGCTGGCGTATAGTGGCAAGACGTTCATACAGTCCCATATGGTCGACGTGCTCGGATTGAGCGCCGTTCTCCATCATCGTGTGCAGCAGACTGCCGAGCAGATGAAAAGTCAGATTTCGCAATTCTGGCTTCGAGGTGGCTCGGCGCGCCAGCTCATCGATAAATTCATCCATCAGCTCGCCGGCTTCCTCGATTTGGCCAAGCTTGACGCAGCGGAGCAGCTCACGTTCGAGCTCGAACGGATAAGCGCTCTGCTCACCCAGATTCGGCATCCATTCGTCGAGATGCAGAACCCGACAATCTTCGTCGTGCGGAATATGACGCAACGCACCTCGCAGGGAATGAAGCAGCTCTGGCACTTCCAGAATTTTTGCAGCGCTGCCTGTGCACACCAGGGTTTGCAGCCGCAGCACAGAGCGTACCGTACCCGCCAACTCTTCTGCCAGCGTTTTCCACAACGCGTTCAGCGGCTGTCCATCGCTTTCTTCATTTGCAGCATCACCTTGGGTCTTTTCGTCTGAACTTTGCAAACCCTGCATATATTCTCGATTCATTTCGGCCGTAATGCCGTTTTCATCTATGGAGTAAGGAATCAGCACGGCGGCGGTCGAATCCTGAAAATTCACTACGATTGCACGCATCATGCGCTGTTCCACAAATTCACGGGCTACATTGGCGGCGGCGAACGTCATCAGCAATTCGTCTTCTTCACGAAACTTCGATTCCGGCGGCGACAGCACGCCGACCTGCATCAAGAAAACCGACAACCGCTCGTCGGGATGGATCGACCACCCGAATCTTTCCATTCGCGATAGCAGTTCCCGCTCGCTCAACGTCTGATAATGCCCCTGCATCAACTGCATCAAAAAGGCGGATCTCAGTTCAGGATAAGTGTGTTCAAGCCGAGCCTCGGCTTCTCTTTTGGCGTCAGCCAGACCGCGCCAACTCGTCTCAATGTAGTCCAGTTCGTCGTATGGATGCCCTGCCTTCTCGATTCCGGTACCGTCAGATCCATTTTTAGGCTGCTGGCTTACGTGAATTTTTCGCAGCAGTCGGTTTAGGCCTCTTTCTTGTTCAGACGTTTCTGCTGTCCCCGCAGCCCCGTCCGCCGAAGAGTGGGCTAGCGCCGGAGAAAAATGGTTGCCGAGGATCTCTACCAATCGACCGATCGGCCGGTGCAGCCGGTGCGAAGCCAACCAGGCGACTAGCAGCGCCAATAGCATACCGGCCAAACTGACCGCCAACAGCGAACGTGAGAGCAGCACGACAGGGCGAGTTAGCGCTTCTAAAGGCGAAACCGTCACATAAGTCCATTCGACCCCCGGACGCTGCAATTGGCTATGGGAGACGGAGTAGGTTTTGCCTTGCCATTTGAACAGATATGAATCCGGTGTGTCCGAGACCTGAGTTCGAAGCTTTTCACGCAGCGCGGATTCGAAAGTCGAGGTTCGCATCGGATCGTCCGACGGCACATCTGACATGCGGATTAAGGGTGGCCCGGAACTTGTATATAGAAACGAAGCGCCTTTATCATCGAAAGATGCCCGGCGCATCCGTTCTTCAATCTGATTTCTGTCCAGGTTCAATAGAAGAGCTCCATAAGGATCTCCGTAACCGGGCAGCTTCCGGACCAATACGACCTCTCCGTTCTCAGAAGCCGTCCAGCGAAAATCATCCAGCCAATACAAAGCAGACGGGGCATCGACAATGTTTTGAAACCGCTTACTATCCTCTGTAAACGAAATCTTCCTTAACCCGTCCGTATCCGATAGCAAAAGCGGCTCGTTGCGAGCAAGCAGCAGCTTTGCATCTTTCAGCTCCGGATACGACGCTTTCATCAGTCCCAGAAAGCGATACAGCTCCTGGGTTCTCTGGTATTCCATACGAAGATTTGCTTTTCTCATATCGCCATCAAGTCTTGGATCTAGCGCCCAACGGGCCGCAGACTGTTCAACCTGCACGAACAGTTCGTCCATACTTTCTGCCGATCGTTTAACGAGTGCCCGGTTGCTGCTCATCACCTCACGTTCGATATGCTCGGTTCCGAGCACATAAGACGAGAAACCAATAACCGCTGTCGGGATGCTCGACATACACAGTGCCAGAATCAGGCTGTAACGATAAAAGCGTCCTTTTACTTCCCGGCTTCGACTCAGCAACCGAAAATTTCGCCAACTTCGAATGTCAGTCACTCTTGTTCCCCCTTTTTTTCTAACGCTATCAACAGTCTATATAATTTTATGAAAAAAAAGGAAACAAATACAAGAGAACTCCCGTTTCCGGAGGCTCTCTTGTTTACATCCTGCTTTTTCGGAATGACTCTGCCAGCCCCTTACTGCGCCGCTTGACGGTCGGTATAAGCCTGATTTAGCTCATCCGTAATTTTTTGCAGATCCGAATCGTTTTTCAATTTCTCGACATAATTGTCCCAGTCCGACAGCGACTGCTTGCCGAGTATAATTTTGGTTTTCATATCCTGAATATTCTTCGCCAGCTCAGGTCCCACTGAAATATTCGTTTCCGAATACAATCCAATCGCTTTGTCAGGAATACTGATCGCTTCACGCTCATCGATAATTTTCATATTGCGTTCATAAATGTCCATCGGCATACCTGCTCGATATGCGCGCAGATACTTGTCGTACGGCATAAAGATCTGGCCGAGTGCCTGCTGGGCAACAATATCCGTTTTGGCCTTTTCGGTCGTCATCTTGATTCCGTTTTCTTCCGTATAATGCACATCTTTAAGACCATAACCGGCCAATGTCCCGCCTTCTTCCGATGCGCCGTAGTCCATCAGCTCAAGCAGTTTTTTCATTTTTTCTTCCGATACCGTTTTGGGAATCACGAACATACCGAAAAATCCACCGTCCTTGTTGACGTAGCCGTTCATCGAGACAAGCGGCAGGAAGTTTGCGTCCGGATTGCTTTTCAGCTGCGCTTCCATCGGCTCCCACGCCGCTTCGACGGTGTTGACGGCGGCGCCCGCACGACCTGCATTCAAGTGGTCTTTGGTCTGGCTTTCTTTCAGAACGGCGAGATCTTCCGAAATCACCCCTTCTTTATACGCTTTGCTTAGCCATTCCAGAGCGTCGCGCATTTCAGGCATCAGATTCACGTTGACCAGCTTGCCGTCGACGTCTTTCCAATCTCCGGTAGTCTGCGTAAACGCGCTGACGATTGCCCAATAGCTGCCCATGTTGTTTTGATTGACCAATCCTGTTAATCCGATCGTATCGTCTTGACCGTTTCCATCCGGATCGTCTTTCGTAAATGCTTTTAGCACTTCATACAATTCATCTGTAGTCTCCGGAACTTCCATGTTCAGATTGTCGAGCCAGTCTTTACGCAAAAACAGGAAGGCTCCTCCTTCTACCGGCCGTACTCGGGGGATCCCGTAGTTATTGCCGTCAGCCTGCTTGGTGTTGATCCAAG
The nucleotide sequence above comes from Paenibacillus sp. W2I17. Encoded proteins:
- a CDS encoding AraC family transcriptional regulator; this encodes MTDIRSWRNFRLLSRSREVKGRFYRYSLILALCMSSIPTAVIGFSSYVLGTEHIEREVMSSNRALVKRSAESMDELFVQVEQSAARWALDPRLDGDMRKANLRMEYQRTQELYRFLGLMKASYPELKDAKLLLARNEPLLLSDTDGLRKISFTEDSKRFQNIVDAPSALYWLDDFRWTASENGEVVLVRKLPGYGDPYGALLLNLDRNQIEERMRRASFDDKGASFLYTSSGPPLIRMSDVPSDDPMRTSTFESALREKLRTQVSDTPDSYLFKWQGKTYSVSHSQLQRPGVEWTYVTVSPLEALTRPVVLLSRSLLAVSLAGMLLALLVAWLASHRLHRPIGRLVEILGNHFSPALAHSSADGAAGTAETSEQERGLNRLLRKIHVSQQPKNGSDGTGIEKAGHPYDELDYIETSWRGLADAKREAEARLEHTYPELRSAFLMQLMQGHYQTLSERELLSRMERFGWSIHPDERLSVFLMQVGVLSPPESKFREEDELLMTFAAANVAREFVEQRMMRAIVVNFQDSTAAVLIPYSIDENGITAEMNREYMQGLQSSDEKTQGDAANEESDGQPLNALWKTLAEELAGTVRSVLRLQTLVCTGSAAKILEVPELLHSLRGALRHIPHDEDCRVLHLDEWMPNLGEQSAYPFELERELLRCVKLGQIEEAGELMDEFIDELARRATSKPELRNLTFHLLGSLLHTMMENGAQSEHVDHMGLYERLATIRQPKAMAVFVRTQVLEPYGREIGGADRLYTDRFAERVKEEIERDYTADFSLESCAKRFGVSSYTLSRSFKQAYGKNFVDYVMELRLERGTELLCTTDLKVNEIAESVGYHPSYFIRLFRKQKGMTPGQYRMKKNG
- a CDS encoding extracellular solute-binding protein, with translation MKKKMGAKLGLVSIMALSLVTAACSSKNAASGVPEDGKPLPVSIMSMYFTPEPPGADNVIVQEIEKKTNTDLNITWVSPNSYGDKVNVTLASGDIPDLMLVDEPFSAQVRTMVQQGAFWDLTPYIQDYPNLANFPAESWINTKQADGNNYGIPRVRPVEGGAFLFLRKDWLDNLNMEVPETTDELYEVLKAFTKDDPDGNGQDDTIGLTGLVNQNNMGSYWAIVSAFTQTTGDWKDVDGKLVNVNLMPEMRDALEWLSKAYKEGVISEDLAVLKESQTKDHLNAGRAGAAVNTVEAAWEPMEAQLKSNPDANFLPLVSMNGYVNKDGGFFGMFVIPKTVSEEKMKKLLELMDYGASEEGGTLAGYGLKDVHYTEENGIKMTTEKAKTDIVAQQALGQIFMPYDKYLRAYRAGMPMDIYERNMKIIDEREAISIPDKAIGLYSETNISVGPELAKNIQDMKTKIILGKQSLSDWDNYVEKLKNDSDLQKITDELNQAYTDRQAAQ